The genome window CCCACGTTTACAAGATGTTGTTGATATGTTACCGAACCAAAACTGTGGGCTTTGTGGTAATCCAGGATGCCGTGCCATGGCACAAGCTATTCTGAATGAAGACGCAAAGTTAACGCAGTGTAAGCCCGGTGATCAAGCAATGCGTGAAGATATTAAAGAGTACTTAGAAAGTACACCTAATGAAGATGGCGAATTTGTTAAAGTTAAAATGTAAT of Candidatus Izemoplasma sp. contains these proteins:
- a CDS encoding (Fe-S)-binding protein, producing MTTVILLALIISASLAILLSLASVVFHVDEDPRLQDVVDMLPNQNCGLCGNPGCRAMAQAILNEDAKLTQCKPGDQAMREDIKEYLESTPNEDGEFVKVKM